The following are encoded together in the Lathyrus oleraceus cultivar Zhongwan6 chromosome 3, CAAS_Psat_ZW6_1.0, whole genome shotgun sequence genome:
- the LOC127132647 gene encoding uncharacterized protein LOC127132647 → MEDERTNRDRKRKTNTSLGRSLTIGGEGGITGLLVFGGALAIAGFMAVTSFGTKKHKKKSIHPHQQQYLLDDDEKDSLQYSTTQFGEDVTSCLASNECAKTDDSSELQPLTLEEKIDNEPNSDCFHHQEIAFSDYSQPESATSSNENNENMVAEESSRMFNNSGDCEQEEKKDESEDSLITFTETGDENDDMDSDDATEETEEEDGLITFPETGDENDDMDSDDATEETEEEDSLITFTETGDENDDMDSDDATEETEEEDSSEAIETTSLDDNEELIQHKYKKYYCECDECSNLYADDGSYYALNKTAPKEAMWNKTASFPVALNVQPSILATWILPVLMLGFLMLLAALTCGLLESLYVLDDDDSVRVP, encoded by the exons ATGGAAGATGAAAGGACAAACAGAGATAGAAAGAGGAAAACAAACACTTCTTTAGGAAGAAGCTTAACTATTGGTGGTGAAGGTGGAATTACTGGACTCCTTGTGTTCGGTGGAGCCTTGGCCATTGCAGGCTTCATGGCTGTGACTTCTTTTGGAACCAAAAAACATAAGAAAAAAAGCATTCATCCTCACCAACAACAATATTTATTGGATGATGATGAGAAAGACTCTCTTCAATATTCAACAACCCAATTTGGGGAGGATGTTACATC CTGTTTGGCATCCAATGAGTGTGCCAAGACAGATGATTCCTCCGAGTTGCAACCCTTGACTCTG GAGGAGAAAATTGACAATGAACCCAATAGTGATTGCTTTCATCATCAGGAAATTGCCTTCTCTGATTATTCCCAGCCAGAAAGTGCGACATCTTCAAACGAAAATAACGAAAATATGGTTGCAGAAGAAAGTTCTAGGATGTTTAACAACTCCGGTGACTGTGAACAAGAGGAAAAGAAGGATGAATCTGAAGATAGCCTAATAACATTTACGGAAACCGGTGATGAGAATGATGACATGGACTCTGATGATGCTACGGAGGAGACTGAGGAAGAAGATGGCCTAATAACATTCCCGGAAACCGGTGATGAGAATGATGACATGGACTCTGATGATGCTACGGAGGAGACTGAGGAAGAAGATAGCCTAATAACATTCACGGAAACCGGTGATGAGAATGATGACATGGACTCTGATGATGCTACGGAGGAGACTGAGGAAGAAGATAGCTCAGAAGCAATAGAGACCACCTCCCTTGATGACAATGAGGAGCTGATACAACATAAATACAAGAAATACTACTGTGAATGCGATGAATGCAGTAACTTATACGCAGATGATGGTTCCTACTATGCTCTAAACAAGACAGCCCCAAAAGAAGCAATGTGGAACAAAACAGCAAGTTTCCCGGTGGCCCTGAATGTTCAACCATCAATATTGGCCACCTGGATTCTGCCTGTGCTGATGCTAGGATTTCTAATGCTCCTAGCTGCGCTGACCTGTGGCCTACTGGAATCTCTTTATGTTCTTGATGACGACGACTCAGTAAGAGTCCCATGA